A single genomic interval of Littorina saxatilis isolate snail1 linkage group LG17, US_GU_Lsax_2.0, whole genome shotgun sequence harbors:
- the LOC138951666 gene encoding G protein-coupled receptor 137Ba-like has protein sequence MTMAVAGKKADTSIPTTPPVMEGIGARPSATMSVLPTWGPLPTLKPALLPSVELNVTIVYIAIYALLFLFVYVQLWMIWYYRHKRFSYQTVFLFCCLIWSGLRTTLFSFYFQDCDLANNLPIMLYWLLYCFPVCLQFTMLCLMVLFFAQVVFKARAKYEPSKYKKPLRVVIVMAVVVFVLSNLACAVAVRIHEKQYYSTPMYLLYSRVAVNDSLFVIFAIALAYCMFRMTKLSSSSLVLEAKGTSVCQAVAMSVLIVTLFTSRAVYNFITISPSIKNKLPGFGYDWVNVSDQVDAVQNLSESFAYVSFGIVLFVWEVLPISLVVVFFRVKRQSSAVALTDFSTSSHGSKVFFFDNPRRYDSDDDLSQIDARSRSPGESGSYSINRSSSQRGTPISTPRGTPISRSIRQGSYGTPRVLSYGAVFSGGPPGSRGASPMPGSLPTRALMPHTHSALMSSATADLSPSDSVMTPPPHAILNGPHDFERQRLVHTPSRESIQRSQEFYSSGGRPV, from the exons ATGACCATGGCTGTCGCTGGAAAAAAGGCAGACACCAGTATTCCAACGACACCGCCAGTAATGGAGGGAATTGGTGCGCGACCATCAGCGACAATGTCAGTGTTACCTACATGGGGTCCGCTGCCAACTCTGAAACCCGCACTGTTACCCAGTGTAGAGCTAAACGTGACCATCGTCTACATAGCAATTTACGCTcttctgtttttatttgtgtatgtgcagCTATGGATGATATGGTACTACCGCCACAAACGTTTCAGCTATCAGACAGTGTTCCTCTTCTGTTGCCTCATTTGGTCAGGGCTCAGAACGACTTTATTTTCGTTTTATTTCCAAGACTGTGATTTAGCCAACAACTTGCCTATTATGCTTTACTGGCTTCTATACTGCTTCCCGGTGTGTCTTCAATTCACCATGCTTTGTCTCATGGTATTATTCTTTGCTCAG GTTGTATTCAAAGCAAGAGCCAAGTATGAGCCTTCAAAATACAA GAAACCCCTTCGTGTGGTAATTGTCATGGCAGTGGTGGTTTTTGTTCTGTCCAACCTGGCGTGTGCAGTGGCGGTGCGCATACACGAGAAGCAGTACTACTCCACTCCCATGTATCTGCTGTATTCGCGAGTGGCTGTCAACGATTCTCTGTTCGTCATCTTCGCCATTGCTCTCGCCTACTGTATGTTCCGCATGACCAAGTTGTCATCTTCCAGCCTCGTTTTAGAAGCCAAG GGAACAAGCGTGTGCCAGGCTGTAGCCATGTCTGTGCTGATAGTCACTCTCTTCACCTCGCGTGCTGTGTACAACTTCATCACCATCTCTCCCAGCATCAAAAACAAACTGCCCGGCTTTGGCTACGACTGGGTCAACGTCAGCGATCAG GTGGATGCAGTACAGAACCTGTCTGAGAGTTTTGCCTATGTGTCTTTTGGCATTGTTCTCTTTGTGTGGGAAGTGCTTCCTATCTCCCTGGTCGTTGTCTTCTTCCGTGTCAAACGGCAGTCCAGTGCTGTG GCATTGACTGACTTCTCCACCAGCAGTCATGGATCCAAAGTATTTTTCTTTGACAATCCACGGCGCTACGACAGTGATGATGACCTCTCTCAAATTGATGCAAGGTCAAGAAG tcCAGGGGAAAGTGGTTCCTACTCCATCAACCGGTCGTCGTCGCAAAGAGGGACACCCATCAGCACACCAAGAGGGACCCCCATATCGCGCAGCATACGTCAAGGCAGTTATGGCACCCCTCGCGTCCTATCCTACGGGGCTGTCTTCAGCGGTGGACCGCCGGGAAGCAGGGGAGCATCACCCATGCCGGGAAGTCTACCAACAAGGGCTCTTATGCCACACACGCACTCAGCTCTCATGTCGTCAGCCACGGCTGACCTTTCTCCGTCAGATTCTGTGATGACCCCTCCCCCTCACGCCATACTTAATGGACCCCATGActttgagagacagagacttgTGCATACTCCTTCAAGGGAGTCGATTCAACGTTCACAGGAGTTTTACAGCAGTGGTGGCAGACCAGTATGA